A genomic stretch from Candidatus Omnitrophota bacterium includes:
- a CDS encoding SGNH/GDSL hydrolase family protein yields the protein MARYRPSDLLGYELIPNSHPDINSYGLIGREYKLAKDKGVYRILVIGDSIAEQGYGSVFLEARLNTDPLLSKRYVFQVWTLGTGSYDVRRYARFLEHRGLDYNPDMVITFLFMNDFELNMNIYYKAKNDVIEYCFPISEVSRTYNVNPFLMKHSHLYRFITLGLNKLFLLNERKAGDMLMKQESGADYLQKIKEICSQNQITLLLTIFPYLKPLSEYDEYRRGNYRCLNTAAGELGLDYINLYDGLSAYDLYSLREDINDDMHPNLKGHRIISGIIHDYILKKGLIK from the coding sequence GTGGCCAGATATCGCCCTTCGGACCTGCTGGGTTATGAATTGATACCAAATTCTCATCCCGATATAAACTCTTATGGGTTGATAGGCAGGGAGTATAAATTAGCCAAGGATAAAGGGGTATACCGTATACTTGTTATCGGCGATTCTATTGCTGAGCAGGGTTATGGGAGCGTGTTCTTAGAGGCCCGCTTGAATACAGACCCTCTGCTTAGCAAGAGGTACGTATTTCAGGTTTGGACGCTCGGCACTGGCAGTTACGACGTACGACGCTACGCCAGGTTCTTAGAACATAGAGGATTGGATTATAATCCCGACATGGTTATTACTTTCCTTTTTATGAATGATTTTGAACTAAATATGAATATTTATTATAAGGCCAAAAATGACGTCATTGAATATTGTTTCCCGATATCCGAGGTATCAAGGACCTATAATGTCAACCCTTTTCTTATGAAGCATTCGCATCTTTATCGGTTTATAACCCTGGGGCTTAACAAACTCTTCTTATTAAATGAAAGAAAAGCAGGCGATATGCTTATGAAGCAGGAGTCCGGGGCAGATTATTTACAGAAGATAAAGGAAATATGCTCTCAAAACCAAATTACCTTGTTGCTGACAATATTTCCTTATCTTAAGCCGCTTAGTGAGTACGATGAGTATCGCAGGGGCAATTATAGATGCCTTAACACAGCCGCAGGCGAATTAGGGTTGGATTATATAAACTTATATGACGGTTTATCGGCATATGATCTTTACAGTTTAAGGGAGGATATTAATGATGATATGCATCCTAACCTGAAAGGGCATCGGATAATTTCAGGGATTATTCATGATTATATATTGAAGAAAGGATTGATTAAATAA
- a CDS encoding glycosyltransferase family 4 protein — MKILILTNHFNCGGITSYILNLSRGLAGRGNNIYVASSGGDSAGRLEDLRIPHFTIPIRTKCEVSPRVLAAALKLAGYARDNGIDIIHSHTRVTQVLGCLLSRLSGLPHLSTCHGFFRRRLSRMVFPCWGMRVIAISEAVKEHLTGDLGVTPQKVRVVYNGVDVKAFSDVNNTQTAGIKGRFGLKDGPVIGIIARLSDVKGHMYLIEAMPQVLSELPEAQLFIVGEGRERGRLDKIISKLGLKEKTVIMPSVANTSEVLAAMDVFVMPSLQEGLGLALMEAMAAGLPIAASNIGGIPALIKNAETGLLVEPKDTAGLARAITFLLKNRDEAYLMAHKARDFVRENFSLEKMARETENVYKECVSYAKP, encoded by the coding sequence ATGAAGATTCTAATACTGACAAATCATTTTAACTGCGGCGGGATCACCAGTTATATCCTTAATCTTTCAAGGGGCCTGGCTGGGCGCGGTAATAATATTTATGTCGCTTCCAGCGGAGGAGATTCTGCGGGCAGGCTGGAGGATCTGCGTATACCGCACTTTACTATTCCCATACGCACAAAATGTGAGGTGAGCCCCAGGGTATTGGCCGCGGCGCTGAAACTGGCGGGATATGCCAGGGATAACGGTATAGATATTATTCATTCCCATACGAGAGTAACGCAGGTTTTAGGGTGCCTGCTAAGCAGGCTTTCCGGGTTGCCGCATTTGTCTACCTGTCATGGCTTCTTCAGGAGGCGCCTGTCCAGAATGGTTTTTCCATGTTGGGGGATGCGGGTCATAGCCATAAGCGAAGCGGTGAAAGAGCATTTGACCGGCGATCTCGGCGTTACCCCGCAAAAGGTAAGGGTGGTATATAACGGCGTGGACGTAAAGGCGTTTAGTGATGTCAATAATACGCAGACGGCGGGAATAAAGGGCAGGTTTGGCCTGAAAGACGGCCCTGTGATCGGGATCATTGCCCGGCTTTCAGATGTTAAAGGCCACATGTATCTTATTGAAGCGATGCCGCAGGTCCTTTCGGAGTTACCCGAGGCGCAATTATTTATTGTGGGCGAAGGAAGGGAGCGGGGCAGATTGGATAAGATCATCAGTAAGTTAGGGCTGAAAGAAAAAACCGTTATCATGCCGTCGGTTGCCAATACATCTGAGGTGTTGGCCGCGATGGATGTGTTCGTGATGCCTTCTTTGCAGGAGGGTTTAGGTCTCGCGCTTATGGAGGCAATGGCAGCAGGGCTTCCCATCGCTGCTTCTAACATCGGAGGCATACCCGCTTTGATAAAAAACGCTGAAACAGGCCTGCTTGTTGAGCCAAAGGATACGGCAGGGCTGGCGCGGGCAATCACATTTTTACTTAAAAACAGAGATGAGGCGTATCTTATGGCGCATAAGGCCAGAGATTTTGTAAGGGAGAATTTTTCTCTGGAAAAGATGGCGCGGGAGACAGAGAATGTCTATAAGGAGTGCGTATCATATGCAAAACCCTAA
- the waaF gene encoding lipopolysaccharide heptosyltransferase II, whose amino-acid sequence MSIRSAYHMQNPKRILIYNVNWLGDVLFSTAAIRALRRSFPDAFIASVIPPRCREMLEDNPHINEILTFDEKSPPAGLFGLIKFIFLLRGRRFDTCIMLHRSLTRCLLVFLAGIPRRVGYNYKKRNFLLTDVVALPDMNNTHRVDFYLNLAKVIGARPENKKLDFYFKEADRVFARGLLREAGVKEGDFCVAVNPGGNWEPKRWPKDNFSSLCDRLVSDFAARVIVVGAGKDSGLVKEITASMKNKPLDLAGKLTLKQLGALFTLMDIVVSADSAPLHIANAVDARAICLFGPTSPEVTGPYLKGDNIIVQKDVGCKIPCYNLKCQENRCMQAIRVDDVLAAVREMRTK is encoded by the coding sequence ATGTCTATAAGGAGTGCGTATCATATGCAAAACCCTAAGCGCATTTTGATCTATAACGTCAACTGGTTAGGCGATGTTTTGTTCTCTACGGCGGCGATCAGGGCGCTGCGCAGGAGCTTCCCCGACGCCTTCATCGCCAGCGTTATCCCGCCCCGCTGCAGGGAGATGCTGGAAGACAATCCGCACATAAACGAGATACTGACATTTGACGAGAAGTCGCCGCCCGCGGGTTTGTTCGGTTTGATCAAATTCATATTTTTACTGCGCGGCAGGCGGTTTGATACCTGTATTATGCTGCACCGTTCGCTGACACGCTGCCTGCTTGTGTTTCTCGCGGGCATCCCCCGAAGGGTCGGCTACAATTATAAGAAACGGAATTTTCTCCTGACCGATGTCGTAGCATTGCCCGATATGAATAATACGCACAGGGTTGACTTCTATTTGAATCTGGCAAAGGTGATCGGCGCCCGGCCGGAAAATAAGAAATTGGATTTCTATTTCAAAGAGGCGGACCGGGTTTTTGCGCGCGGGTTGCTGCGGGAGGCAGGGGTAAAAGAGGGTGATTTCTGCGTCGCGGTTAATCCCGGAGGTAACTGGGAGCCCAAAAGGTGGCCTAAAGATAATTTTTCTTCGCTTTGCGATAGATTGGTCTCTGATTTTGCCGCCAGGGTTATTGTCGTAGGCGCGGGCAAGGACAGTGGTTTAGTTAAAGAGATCACCGCTTCCATGAAGAATAAACCGCTGGATCTCGCGGGAAAACTCACGCTTAAACAATTAGGCGCTTTATTCACGTTGATGGACATCGTGGTTTCAGCTGACAGCGCGCCGCTGCATATAGCCAACGCCGTGGACGCGAGGGCGATCTGCCTTTTTGGGCCGACTTCTCCCGAGGTGACCGGGCCGTACCTGAAAGGCGATAATATCATTGTGCAGAAGGATGTTGGCTGCAAGATACCCTGCTATAATCTTAAATGTCAGGAGAACCGTTGTATGCAGGCGATCAGGGTGGATGATGTCCTGGCGGCGGTGAGGGAGATGCGGACGAAATGA
- a CDS encoding glycosyltransferase family 9 protein has protein sequence MYKILFVTLSNIGDTILTLPALDALIGLYPEAKITVVCGPRPKEIFENNPGIARLIVYDKHSSVWEKIRLFSELNAQKFDMVIDLRNTMFGILLKSSFRSNPFNRPPEDLAHAKDRHLFKIRGLIDSRISGAKEFERASFHIGDNDRRYIDDVLGRSGIGCADRFLAIAPGARSSTKRWAADNFKKVIEAVRPGILPKAVLVGDEGDMPTCGSICSGLKDVVNLCGRTSLRQLAALLNKASLLLTNDSATMHLASYLNRPIAAIFGPTDERRYGPWSDKCVVLRASLACAPCREAQCRYGTLECLKSVTPFEVIDAIRKTIRI, from the coding sequence ATGTATAAAATACTCTTTGTTACCCTCAGCAACATCGGTGACACAATCCTGACGCTGCCGGCCCTGGATGCCTTGATCGGCCTATATCCTGAAGCAAAGATCACTGTTGTCTGCGGCCCAAGGCCAAAAGAGATATTTGAGAATAACCCCGGGATCGCGCGCCTTATTGTCTATGACAAGCATTCTTCCGTATGGGAGAAGATCCGTTTGTTCAGCGAACTGAACGCCCAGAAGTTTGATATGGTAATTGATCTAAGGAACACGATGTTCGGCATTTTGCTCAAGAGCAGCTTTCGCAGTAATCCCTTTAACAGGCCGCCTGAGGACCTGGCGCATGCCAAAGACAGGCACCTGTTCAAGATAAGGGGGTTGATTGACAGCCGGATCAGCGGGGCTAAAGAATTTGAGCGGGCGAGTTTCCATATCGGCGATAACGACAGGCGCTATATTGACGATGTCCTCGGCAGATCCGGCATCGGCTGCGCGGATAGATTTCTGGCCATCGCCCCCGGCGCGAGGAGCAGCACAAAACGCTGGGCAGCGGATAATTTCAAGAAAGTAATTGAGGCGGTAAGGCCCGGCATTCTCCCTAAGGCCGTACTTGTCGGGGATGAGGGCGATATGCCCACATGCGGCTCTATATGCTCAGGGCTGAAGGACGTTGTTAACCTTTGCGGCAGGACATCTCTGCGCCAACTTGCCGCCTTGCTCAATAAAGCATCCTTGCTTCTTACCAATGATTCCGCGACAATGCATCTGGCAAGTTACTTAAACCGCCCCATAGCGGCGATATTCGGGCCTACAGACGAAAGAAGATACGGGCCATGGTCGGATAAATGCGTGGTCTTGCGCGCTTCTCTTGCCTGCGCGCCCTGCCGGGAGGCGCAATGCCGCTATGGGACATTGGAGTGCCTTAAGTCGGTAACTCCATTTGAGGTGATCGATGCGATCAGAAAGACCATTAGAATTTAA
- the waaF gene encoding lipopolysaccharide heptosyltransferase II has protein sequence MRSERPLEFKRILICRTDRMGDVILSTPVIKALRDWYPSSYIAVMAAPETSALLKGNPYLDELIVLNKRGEHKGLRGILRLISRIKKRRFDLAVILHSTNRVNFAVYFAGIPVRIGYARRAGFLLTRKLPYIKPQGRKHELEYCLDVLKLIGIDSREKELFVPLEQDAEGRIRRLLRENNVCEKDKFVIIHPSASCISRIWPEERFAELANRLIDELEVKVAVISNKGDKPIVDGVVSLIKHPVLNLAGELSLGEMVSLLRWGSLFISNDSGPAHIASAVGTPVVSIFGRKQPGLGPLRWRPLGEKVRVLQKDVGCIECLAHNCVKHFACLKAITVDDVFAAAKELLKSDIR, from the coding sequence ATGCGATCAGAAAGACCATTAGAATTTAAACGCATACTTATCTGCCGCACAGACAGGATGGGCGATGTAATATTATCTACGCCCGTAATCAAGGCGCTGCGGGACTGGTATCCGTCTTCTTACATAGCCGTAATGGCCGCGCCGGAGACTTCCGCGCTGCTCAAGGGTAATCCCTATCTGGATGAATTGATCGTCCTGAATAAAAGGGGAGAGCATAAGGGCCTCAGGGGAATTTTAAGGTTGATCAGCCGGATAAAAAAGAGAAGATTTGACCTGGCCGTTATATTGCATTCAACAAACAGGGTCAATTTTGCCGTTTATTTTGCCGGCATACCTGTCAGGATCGGTTATGCCAGAAGGGCGGGATTTCTTCTTACGCGTAAGCTGCCTTATATCAAGCCGCAAGGCCGGAAGCACGAACTGGAATACTGCCTTGATGTTTTGAAATTGATCGGGATCGATTCGCGGGAGAAAGAACTGTTCGTCCCCCTTGAGCAGGATGCCGAAGGCAGAATAAGAAGGCTGCTTAGAGAAAATAACGTATGCGAGAAAGATAAATTCGTGATAATCCATCCTTCCGCCAGCTGTATTTCCAGGATCTGGCCTGAAGAGCGCTTCGCGGAGTTAGCCAACCGTCTCATAGATGAGCTGGAAGTAAAAGTCGCAGTTATATCCAACAAGGGGGATAAGCCGATAGTGGACGGTGTTGTCTCATTGATAAAACATCCTGTTTTAAATCTGGCCGGAGAATTATCGCTGGGTGAAATGGTCTCTTTATTAAGATGGGGGAGTTTATTCATCTCAAATGATTCTGGGCCGGCGCATATCGCCTCCGCGGTAGGCACCCCTGTGGTCTCCATTTTCGGCAGAAAGCAGCCGGGCTTAGGACCTTTGCGCTGGAGGCCTTTAGGCGAGAAGGTAAGGGTCCTGCAGAAAGATGTCGGCTGCATAGAATGCCTGGCGCACAACTGCGTCAAGCATTTTGCCTGTCTCAAGGCCATAACCGTGGATGACGTCTTCGCGGCGGCAAAGGAGCTGCTGAAATCTGATATACGTTGA
- a CDS encoding PfkB family carbohydrate kinase: MNINKNRIKNIINGFSRARVLVVGDLILDQYIFGEIDRISPEAPVPVVHAKERQYLPGGACNVAANITSLGGSAQLVGVIGRDLLAKKLLSEIKERRIGTAGIIQDAARQTILKTRVLGQKQQVVRVDWEDESAISDKTSGRMCEYILKNASRFDAVIIEDYGKGVITEKALRTLKSAVGGGKIITVDPKEEHFDIYRALSVTCITPNRREAECAIRYIKIKDKDNALDIYSDKLRSDNDINLAGEELRKYLRCKSVLITLGESGMRLFETGRVTPIPTFAQEVFDVSGAGDTVIAALTLALASGAGLAEAAFIANHAAGIVVGKLGVATTDRKELRERLQWT; encoded by the coding sequence ATGAACATCAACAAGAACCGGATAAAAAATATCATTAACGGGTTTTCCCGGGCCAGGGTCCTTGTAGTCGGAGACCTCATCCTTGACCAGTATATTTTCGGAGAGATCGACAGGATCTCTCCGGAAGCGCCGGTGCCTGTGGTGCATGCCAAGGAGAGGCAGTATTTGCCCGGCGGCGCCTGCAACGTAGCCGCCAATATCACAAGTTTAGGCGGCTCTGCTCAACTCGTCGGGGTCATAGGCAGGGACCTGCTTGCGAAGAAGTTGTTATCCGAGATTAAGGAAAGGCGCATAGGCACGGCAGGTATTATTCAGGACGCCGCGCGGCAGACCATACTTAAAACCAGGGTATTGGGCCAGAAACAGCAGGTAGTCAGGGTGGACTGGGAAGATGAGTCCGCGATATCGGATAAGACATCAGGCAGGATGTGCGAATATATCCTTAAAAACGCGTCCAGGTTTGACGCGGTCATTATTGAGGACTACGGAAAGGGCGTCATAACAGAGAAGGCCCTCAGGACGCTGAAGAGCGCGGTCGGCGGCGGCAAGATAATAACCGTTGACCCGAAGGAAGAACATTTTGATATTTACAGGGCGTTGTCTGTGACCTGCATAACCCCTAACCGCAGGGAGGCGGAATGCGCCATAAGGTATATAAAGATAAAGGATAAAGATAACGCCCTTGATATTTACAGCGATAAACTGAGGAGCGACAACGATATTAATCTGGCAGGCGAAGAGCTAAGAAAATACTTAAGGTGTAAATCCGTGCTTATCACTCTTGGCGAGTCAGGCATGCGTTTATTTGAGACGGGAAGGGTTACCCCCATACCTACTTTCGCGCAGGAGGTTTTTGACGTATCTGGAGCAGGCGACACCGTGATCGCCGCCCTGACCCTCGCGCTTGCCTCAGGCGCCGGGCTCGCGGAGGCCGCCTTTATCGCTAACCACGCCGCCGGCATAGTCGTGGGAAAGCTGGGCGTGGCTACGACGGATAGAAAGGAACTAAGGGAGCGTTTACAATGGACGTGA
- the kdsB gene encoding 3-deoxy-manno-octulosonate cytidylyltransferase encodes MDVIGVIPARFGSSRFQGKVLADILGKPMIQHVWERSKQAKLLDDLVIACDDEKVARAAEGFGAKVVFTAKAHSCGTDRIAEVINPIDVNIVINIQGDEPLVHPAMIDNVASELLGNKDVYMVTLMKKIESADEVSSPNVVKVITDKDGFAIYFSRSAIPYHRSESADEPAPVYYKHIGLYGYTKDFIFTYKNIPKSKLELAEKLEQLRVLEHGLRIKVLETRFDTVGVDRFEDIAKVERLLREGL; translated from the coding sequence ATGGACGTGATCGGAGTAATACCGGCGCGGTTTGGTTCAAGCAGGTTTCAGGGCAAGGTGCTTGCCGATATATTGGGCAAGCCGATGATACAGCATGTCTGGGAGCGTTCCAAACAGGCGAAGCTGCTTGATGACCTGGTCATTGCCTGCGATGACGAAAAGGTGGCGCGGGCCGCGGAGGGGTTTGGGGCGAAGGTGGTATTTACCGCCAAGGCGCATTCCTGCGGCACAGACAGGATCGCGGAGGTGATCAATCCCATTGATGTGAACATCGTGATCAATATTCAGGGAGACGAACCGCTGGTCCATCCCGCGATGATAGATAATGTTGCCAGCGAACTCCTGGGCAATAAGGACGTATATATGGTAACGCTGATGAAGAAGATAGAGTCGGCGGATGAGGTCTCCAGCCCCAATGTCGTAAAGGTCATAACCGACAAAGACGGCTTCGCGATCTATTTTTCCCGCTCCGCCATTCCTTATCATCGTTCGGAAAGCGCGGATGAGCCGGCCCCGGTTTATTATAAACATATCGGGCTCTATGGGTACACCAAGGATTTCATCTTTACTTACAAGAATATCCCGAAGTCAAAACTGGAACTGGCGGAGAAACTGGAACAATTGAGGGTTTTGGAGCATGGGCTGCGCATTAAAGTTCTTGAAACCAGATTTGATACCGTGGGAGTGGACAGGTTTGAAGATATAGCCAAGGTAGAGCGATTGCTCAGGGAAGGGCTATGA
- the kdsA gene encoding 3-deoxy-8-phosphooctulonate synthase, translated as MKTVRVGKIKIGADSPLVLIAGPCVIESEAMALSCAGKLKSICDGLKVPFIFKASYDKANRLSGKSFRGPGIKKGLNVLKRVKKEIGVPVLSDVHCREEVKEAAGVLDVIQIPAFLCRQTDLLVAAAKTGKPVNIKKGQFMAPWDIIPVLHKVESQGNKNILITERGVSFGYNNLVVDLRSLAVLSESGYPVIFDATHSVQLPGGRGDASSGQRQYVAGLSRAAVAFGCNGLFLEVHPDPDSALCDAANMISLNEVKHLLSQVIKINEALKCA; from the coding sequence ATGAAGACGGTAAGGGTAGGAAAGATAAAGATAGGCGCCGACAGCCCTCTGGTTTTGATCGCCGGGCCCTGTGTCATTGAATCAGAGGCAATGGCATTGTCCTGCGCGGGAAAATTAAAGTCGATCTGCGACGGGCTTAAGGTACCGTTCATATTCAAGGCCAGCTACGATAAGGCAAACCGGCTTTCAGGCAAGTCCTTTCGCGGCCCCGGCATAAAAAAAGGGCTTAATGTGCTTAAGCGCGTTAAGAAAGAGATCGGCGTTCCCGTGCTCAGCGACGTGCATTGCAGGGAAGAGGTAAAGGAGGCTGCCGGGGTATTGGACGTGATCCAGATCCCCGCGTTCCTCTGCCGCCAGACCGACCTGCTTGTTGCCGCGGCAAAGACAGGGAAGCCGGTAAACATAAAGAAGGGGCAGTTCATGGCTCCCTGGGATATAATCCCGGTGCTGCATAAAGTGGAATCACAGGGCAATAAGAACATATTGATCACCGAGCGCGGCGTGAGTTTCGGTTACAACAATTTAGTCGTTGACTTGAGGTCGCTTGCCGTTTTGAGCGAAAGCGGCTACCCGGTTATCTTTGACGCCACCCACAGCGTGCAGCTGCCCGGCGGAAGAGGCGATGCCTCTTCGGGGCAGAGGCAGTATGTTGCCGGTCTTTCGCGCGCCGCCGTTGCCTTCGGCTGTAACGGGCTGTTTTTGGAAGTCCACCCTGACCCTGATTCGGCGCTTTGCGACGCGGCCAATATGATCTCGTTGAATGAGGTCAAGCATTTACTTTCCCAGGTAATTAAAATAAACGAGGCGTTGAAATGTGCGTAA
- a CDS encoding KpsF/GutQ family sugar-phosphate isomerase translates to MCVKRAREVLRIEAEAIKGLTPRLNEDFNKAVRTIYECKGMVVLTGMGKAGIIAQKISATLASTGTPSLFLHSAEAIHGDLGRVRKEDVVVALSYSGETQEVKQLLPILKKIGSTLISITGGPRSTLARYSDVVLDVSVKREACPLGLAPTASTTAMLAMGDALSVCVQEKKGFREEDFALYHPGGSLGKRLLLKVADIMRKGRDNPVVKESEKVSRVLYKITQARAGAASIVGKDGKLSGIFTDGDLRRHLESDIDIANCHISEVMTRRPATITKERLAVEALKILKDKKIDELPVVDEKMRPVGMLDVQDLLKAGLV, encoded by the coding sequence ATGTGCGTAAAGAGGGCAAGAGAGGTCTTGAGGATCGAGGCCGAGGCGATAAAAGGCCTTACGCCCCGGCTAAACGAAGATTTTAATAAGGCAGTGAGGACCATATACGAATGTAAGGGAATGGTCGTGCTTACCGGCATGGGCAAGGCAGGCATCATCGCCCAGAAGATCTCCGCGACGCTCGCCTCTACGGGCACGCCCAGTTTGTTCCTTCATTCCGCGGAAGCGATACACGGGGACCTGGGCAGGGTCAGGAAGGAAGATGTGGTAGTCGCCCTTTCCTATAGCGGAGAGACGCAAGAGGTAAAGCAGCTGCTCCCGATATTAAAAAAGATCGGTTCCACGCTTATATCAATTACAGGCGGCCCAAGGTCAACGCTGGCGCGCTATTCCGATGTGGTCCTGGACGTCAGCGTGAAAAGAGAGGCATGCCCTTTAGGTCTGGCGCCCACGGCCTCCACTACCGCTATGCTGGCCATGGGGGACGCGCTTAGCGTCTGCGTTCAGGAAAAGAAGGGTTTCCGCGAAGAGGATTTCGCGCTGTATCACCCCGGCGGTTCGCTGGGTAAGCGGCTTCTGCTGAAGGTCGCGGATATAATGCGCAAAGGCAGGGATAATCCGGTAGTGAAAGAAAGCGAGAAGGTTTCCAGGGTGCTGTACAAGATCACGCAGGCGCGCGCGGGCGCGGCTTCAATTGTAGGCAAAGATGGAAAACTGAGCGGCATATTTACCGACGGAGATCTGAGAAGGCATCTTGAGTCGGATATCGATATTGCCAACTGTCATATCTCTGAAGTCATGACCAGGAGGCCGGCAACGATCACAAAAGAGCGGCTGGCTGTAGAGGCGCTGAAGATATTAAAGGATAAAAAGATCGATGAGCTGCCTGTCGTAGATGAGAAAATGCGGCCTGTGGGCATGCTTGATGTGCAGGATCTGCTTAAGGCGGGATTAGTTTAG
- a CDS encoding HAD-IIIA family hydrolase: protein MDNLTEKLKKVKVLLLDVDGVLTDGRIIYDSKGRDMKFFDVHDGMGVHLLKKAGIKVVLVTARGSKAIRPRAKDMGVDFIFEDLSPKTSCLGKVLGRFKVAADELMFVGDDLVDLCLMKAVGLPVAVCNACPEVINKAAYITKKSGGRGAVREISELILKAQGKWDEVIAKYV, encoded by the coding sequence ATGGATAATCTTACAGAAAAACTAAAGAAGGTCAAAGTCCTGCTGCTGGACGTGGACGGGGTGCTGACGGACGGCAGGATCATCTATGATTCCAAAGGCAGGGACATGAAATTTTTTGATGTCCACGACGGCATGGGCGTGCACCTGCTTAAAAAGGCGGGCATCAAGGTCGTGCTGGTGACCGCGCGCGGCTCAAAGGCGATAAGGCCGCGCGCAAAAGATATGGGGGTTGATTTTATTTTTGAGGACCTTTCGCCCAAGACATCCTGCCTGGGCAAGGTGCTTGGCCGTTTTAAAGTGGCTGCCGACGAACTTATGTTCGTAGGAGATGACCTCGTTGACCTCTGCCTGATGAAGGCGGTAGGGCTTCCTGTCGCCGTATGCAATGCCTGCCCGGAAGTCATAAATAAGGCGGCGTATATAACAAAAAAGTCAGGCGGCAGGGGAGCTGTCAGAGAGATATCCGAGCTTATCCTTAAGGCGCAGGGGAAGTGGGATGAGGTAATAGCGAAATATGTCTAA
- the lptC gene encoding LPS export ABC transporter periplasmic protein LptC has translation MSKYNILFLLFCIFIAASSFLASAEEEQKDAEQQMEEFSIAGFGEQGKKTWQLNGKNADIYSSNIKLTDIVADMYGDQDDITLTADRGSFDKANGKMHLESNVVATTKSGAKMTTDSLDWDREKQLVTTPDRVNVYRENMHTQGTGAEGKTDLQTVTLQKDVKVEIEPKEGEKAQGTVTITCDGALEVDYGKEVAVFNENVKADDGENQIYSDRMDVHFSMSGEVDPKTGQKKGSIKKIVAEGNVKIVKGENESYAQKAEYIAEEKRVVLTGRPKLMILSEGGGLDASFGD, from the coding sequence ATGTCTAAATATAATATTCTCTTCTTATTATTTTGTATTTTTATAGCGGCGAGCTCCTTTCTCGCTTCCGCTGAAGAGGAGCAGAAAGATGCGGAGCAGCAGATGGAGGAGTTCAGCATAGCCGGCTTCGGCGAACAAGGGAAGAAGACCTGGCAGCTTAACGGCAAGAACGCCGATATATATTCCAGCAACATAAAACTGACCGATATAGTCGCGGATATGTACGGTGATCAAGACGACATCACGCTTACCGCCGACCGCGGCTCTTTTGACAAGGCAAACGGCAAGATGCACCTTGAAAGCAACGTGGTGGCCACGACAAAATCCGGCGCCAAGATGACCACGGATTCGCTGGATTGGGACAGGGAGAAACAACTGGTCACCACTCCGGACAGGGTGAATGTTTACAGGGAGAATATGCACACGCAGGGCACAGGGGCAGAGGGAAAGACAGACCTCCAGACCGTGACCCTGCAGAAGGATGTTAAGGTTGAGATAGAGCCCAAGGAGGGAGAGAAGGCCCAGGGTACGGTCACCATTACCTGCGACGGAGCGCTTGAAGTCGATTACGGCAAAGAGGTCGCGGTGTTTAACGAGAACGTTAAGGCGGATGACGGGGAAAATCAGATCTACAGCGACAGGATGGACGTCCATTTCAGCATGTCGGGGGAGGTTGACCCCAAGACCGGCCAGAAAAAGGGCAGTATAAAAAAGATAGTGGCAGAGGGTAATGTGAAGATAGTAAAGGGCGAGAACGAGAGTTACGCCCAGAAAGCGGAGTATATTGCCGAGGAGAAAAGGGTCGTGCTTACCGGCAGGCCTAAACTTATGATTCTGTCTGAAGGCGGAGGGCTGGATGCATCTTTTGGAGATTAA